In one window of Cryptococcus depauperatus CBS 7841 chromosome 3, complete sequence DNA:
- a CDS encoding chaperone DnaK, protein MISLSRSIRSTQALSPLRNIARTSSPLLTSKRFNSGKVSGPVIGIDLGTTNSCVSIWEGGAPKVLENSEGARTTPSVVAFTKDGERLVGQPARRQAVVNGENTIFASKRLIGRKYKDSEVQKDIGNVPYKIIAHTNGDAWVEARGEKYSPSQIGAFVVNKMKDTAAAYLGKPVKHAVITVPAYFNDSQRQATKDAGSIAGLEVLRVINEPTAAALAYGLDKNDSAVIAVYDLGGGTFDISILEMQKGVFEVKSTNGDTHLGGEDFDIALVNHILAEFKKETGIDVSSDRMAIQRIREAAEKAKCELSSAGSTDISLPYITATPEGPQHINLNLTRARFESIVKPLVDRTIDPCKKALGDAGVKASEINDVILVGGMTRMPRVVDTVKTVFGKEPSKGVNPDEAVAIGASIQAGVLAGNVTDILLLDVTPLSLGIETLGGVFTRLINRNTTIPTKKSQTFSTAADGQTAIQVKVYQGERELGVPQIQISFDIDADGIVNVSAIDKATNREQSMTIASSSGLSDNEIEQMVADSEKYAEADKARRLVIEEANKGESFVADTEKSMAEFESQLDAAEREKVKKLLGELREIAAKGAAGDASVKAEDIRQVLDSAQQASLGLFQKVYEKRNAERDSEPNADRDSEQKTQQ, encoded by the exons ATGATATCTCTATCTAGATCAATTCGCTCAACTCAGGCATTGAGTCCTCTCCGTAACATTGCT AGAACCTCTTCCCCTCTCTTGACTTCTAAACGGTTTAATAGTGGCAAGGTTTCCGGTCCCGTCATTGG TATCGATCTTGGTACAACCAATTCTTGTGTCTC TATTTGGGAAGGTGGTGCGCCCAAAGTGCTCGAAAATTCTGAAGGTGCTCGAACAACACCCTCGGTTGTCGCTTTCACCAAGG ATGGCGAACGACTTGTTGGTCAGCCTGCTAGGCGCCAGGCTGTTGTGAATGGCGAAAACACCATTTTTGCTTCTAAACG ATTGATTGGTCGGAAATACAAAGACTCGGAGGTGCAAAAGGATATCGGCAATGTTCCTTACAAAATTATTGCTCACACCAACGGTGATGCTTGGGTTGAGGCTCGTGGAGAAAAGTATTCTCCATCTCAGATTGGTGCCTTTGTCGTCAACAAAATGAAAGATACTGCTGCCGCTTATCTGGGCAAACCTGTTAAACATGCTG TGATTACCGTTCCTGCTTACTTCAATGATTCCCAGCGACAAGCAACGAAGGATGCTGGATCCATCGCTGGACTTGAAGTCCTCCGTGTCATTAACGAGCCCactgctgctgctcttgcCTACGGTCTTGACAAAAACGACTCTGCTGTTATTGCCGTCTATGACTTGGGTGGCGGCACTTTTGATatctccattcttgagATGCAAAAGGGCGTCTTTGAGGTCAAATCCACCAATGGTGACACTCATCTTGGTGGAGAGGACTTTGACATCGCTTTGGTCAATCACATCCTGGCTGAATTCAAGAAGGAGACTGGTATCGATGTTTCATCTGATCGAATGGCTATTCAGCGAATCAGGGAGGCTGCGGAAAAAGCCAAGTGCGAATTGTCATCTGCGGGATCTACCGacatttctcttccttACATCACTGCGACTCCCGAAGGCCCTCAGCACATCAATTTAAATCTTACCCGTGCTCGATTCGAGTCGATCGTGAAGCCTCTCGTTGATCGAACTATTGATCCTTGCAAAAAAGCTCTTGGCGATGCTGGTGTCAAAGCTTCTGAGATCAACGATGTCATTCTTGTTGGTGGAATGACCCGTATGCCCAGGGTTGTGGACACTGTCAAGACAGTCTTTGGCAAAGAGCCAAGCAAGGGAGTAAATCCCGACGAGGCTGTTGCTATCGGCGCTTCCATTCAGGCTGGTGTCCTCGCTGGTAACGTAACTGacatccttcttcttgacgTTACTCCCCTTTCTCTTGGTATTGAGACTCTTGGTGGTGTCTTCACCCGTCTCATCAATCGAAACACTACTATCCCTACCAAAAAATCTCAAACTTTCTCTACTGCTGCTGACGGCCAGACCGCTATACAAGTCAAGGTCTATCAAGGCGAGCGAGAGTTG GGCGTCCCCCAAATCCAGATCTCCTTCGACATTGATGCCGATGGTATCGTCAATGTTTCTGCCATCGACAAGGCCACTAACCGAGAGCAGTCCATGACAatagcttcttcttctggtCTTTCCGACAATGAGATTGAACAGATGGTTGCTGACTCTGAGAAATATGCGGAGGCCGATAAGGCTCGTCGATTGGTCATTGAGGAGGCCAATAAGGGCGAGAGTTTTGTCGCTGACACTGAAAAGTCTATGGCCGAATTTGAGTCTCAGCTCGACGCTGCTGAGAGGGAGAAGGTTAAGAAGCTATTGGGTGAACTTCGGGAGATCGCTGCCAAGGGTGCTGCCGGCGATGCTAGTGTCAAAGCTGAAGACATTcgacaagttcttgattCTGCCCAGCAAGCTTCCCTCGGTCTCTTCCAAAAG GTCTACGAGAAGCGAAATGCTGAACGTGACTCAGAGCCAAATGCTGACCGTGACTCGGAGCAAAAAACCCAACAATAA
- a CDS encoding pyridoxal kinase, which translates to MLTPQEATGREDPGRILSIQSHVVSGYVGNKAATFPLQMLGYDVDVINTVQFSNHTGYGFTDGYKTSPEQILAIFNGLTTNGLLTHSKVLTGYVPSAEALKVVAQGIQRMKEDNEKLVYLLDPVMGDIGTGLYVSDDTVPVYKDMLSLATIITPNQFEVELLSGINVTSLESLQQALRQLHTAHCLPHIAFSSIPLPTSIVEPLSLPGPPPSYTRLLPDPLPPWYDAVGACSSENEVLVCFASSWNEGEMETWAFALPTVRGYFSGVGDLFSAMVLAHFNQHPSTSGNSSLTFAVSKALLTVQQILLQTHIHSLAQANVLRAATQSPLHGSSNRLSPDSVIPSDVELDSIEPSNPKDPKRKAKRMRLRELEVVQQRELIKNIKIHQTSLCYIHYSKVPSVYTKEGIQKGKDEVFDQRQITIKS; encoded by the exons ATGTTAACTCCGCAAGAAGCAACTGGTAGAGAGGATCCGGGACGGATACTTTCTATCCAGTCTCACGTCGTCTCTGGTTACGTCG GTAACAAGGCAGCGacctttcctcttcagaTGCTGGGATACGATGTAGACGTCATAAACACCGTCCAATTCTCAAATCATACAG GCTATGGTTTTACTGATGGATACAAGACAAGTCCTGAGCAGATATTGGCTATCTTCAACGGTCTTACTACCAATGGCCTCCTTACACATTCAAAGGTGTTGACAGGATATGTGCCGAGCGCTGAGGCTCTCAAAGTTGTTGCACAGGGTATACAGCGAATGAAGGAGGATAATGAAAAGCTGGTTTATCTACTTGACC CTGTGATGGGAGATATAGGGACAGGCCTATATGTGTCAGACGATACTGTTCCGGTTTACAAGGATATGTTGAGTCTGGCGACTATCATCACACCTAATCAATTCGAGGTAGA ACTTCTCTCTGGTATTAACGTTACTTCTCTTGAGTCTTTGCAACAAGCTCTCCGACAGCTGCATACAGCCCACTGTCTGCCACAtattgccttttcctcaatcCCTTTGCCAACATCTATCGTTGAGCCCTTGTCGCTGCCAGGCCCGCCCCCTTCCTATACAAGACTTCTTCCTGATCCTCTACCCCCATGGTATGACGCTGTTGGGGCATGCTCATCTGAGAACGAGGTTCTTGTGTGCTTTGCTAGCAGTTGGAATGAAGGAGAAATGGAAACATGGGCGTTCGCTCTTCCAACAGTACGCGGATATTTTTCCGGTGTTGGCGATCTGTTTTCAGCGATGGTGCTAGCACATTTCAATCAACATCCATCGACATCTGGAAATTCATCATTAACTTTCGCCGTGTCCAAAGCCTTGTTGACGGTGCAACagattcttcttcaaactcataTTCATTCTTTGGCACAAGCAAATGTATTAAGGGCTGCAACACAAAGTCCTTTGCATGGCTCGTCCAATCGTCTGTCTCCTGATTCAGTCATCCCGTCTGACGTTGAGCTTGATTCTATCGAGCCCTCGAATCCGAAAGATcctaaaagaaaagctaaaaggatgagattgagagagCTAGAGGTCGTGCAACAGCGCGAATTGATA AAAAACATTAAAATCCA TCAGACGTCTCTGTGCTACATACATTACTCAAAAGTACCAAGTGTATATACCAAGGAAGGAATccaaaaaggcaaagatgaagtgTTTGATCAAAGACAAATCACGATCAAGAGTTGA